The Flavobacterium sp. 140616W15 sequence ATTAGATATAATTGAAGAAGAATATAAAAACAGTAATAACGAGATTCAAAAAGAATTACTTCAGCTACTTACAAAATTTGATTATGAGCGGGCATATCCTTATTTAGTAGATTTTGCAGATGAGAGTTTATTGCATGTTTTTCAATTCGTATTTTGGTACGCAAAAAAGAATAGCGCAGATTGGTTGGGCATTATTGAGTCGAATATAGACAGGATAAATGATGACGAAACTTTTAGTTTTTGTGTGTATCTACTAAAAGAAATGAATATCGATTATGGATATCTTGTAGTTCCTTTTACTCAAAATAAGGATCAGAGCATACGAGTTACTGCATATTATATGCTTGGGCAATTAAGTAATAAAAACAGCTATCTGGATGCTTTTATTGTTGGCTTGAATGATAGTGCAAATAGAGTTGTTCATACAGCGCTGCAAGCCTTAGATGGAGTAGAAGATAAAAGACTGTTGAAACATTACAAAAGCATTGCAGAACGATTTCCTGTAGAAGAAGATTATATTCTGGTGAATTTAAATCACAGACTTAAACCGTTTGGATTATCAAATACAACGATTAAAGATTTGGTTCTAGATATTTAAAGTGATTTTATAAAAAGAGAGAGGATAATTTCATCGAAATTATCCTCTCTCTTTTGTTTTGTATTTTCCTGTAAGCTGTCGATTTATTTTTGCATTTCTATTAGCCTCCATTGTCCGTTTGGTTCTTTTTCTAAATAGAGGTTTATGTTTAAGTCTTTTGTGTTTCCTAAAACTTTAATTTCAAATTGTGCTTGTCCTTTTCCGTTAGAAATACTCACATTTCCAGTTGGCATCATTCCGTAGCCTTTAATACCGCCAGTTTCAGTTATAATTTCTTCATTTTTTCTATTTCATTTATTGAAACTTTATACGCATCTGAGTTTTTCATTGCATTTCCTGCGAATAAAAATACAAACACAAAAAATATAACTCCAAGAGTAACTAAAGCTAAAATTCGAGGAAGTTGTTTGGGTTTATTTGGGTTTTTTACAACAATTGTTTTAGTTACTTTATCGCCAAGTCTTTTTTTCTGGTCACTTGTCGCTAAAACAATAAATTCAACTGGCCAGATGATAAGGAATAAGTTTCGTAAATATAAACGACCAAATGAAGGAATTTCGTTTTGATTGTTGTCATCACGAACCATAATTCCCATGATCCATTTACCAGGACTAATTCCTTTAAAGCTGTCTTTTGCAAAATATAAAATCAAACCAGGTACCATCACAAAGAACATTGTTGTTACCATTTTTACTGGATTGTTTTCGTCCATGAAATTTGATCCAAGTGCAGTAAATACAATTGAAACTATTAAAAATGACATTACGGAATGGTCGATTAGGAAAGCTACAATTCGCCTTTTTCTACTTGATTTTATAAATGTCAATTCTGCCGTTTGTTCTGTCATTATTGTTGTTGTTTAGATTTGAGGTTAACTTCTTTTACTAAAATAAAAGCCAAATATACACCCATTTCAATTCTTTAAATATGTTTGTGTGTAGTTGTTCTGTTATTTTAAACTTCAACCTTAAATCCTAAATCAACATCATGTCCTGATTGACCTTCTTGAACACCCCAACTTTCTTTTTTGCTATCTCTAACAACAATTAAAATATGGTCTTTAGGGATGCCTAATTCAGATAAATTTTTAGCGATTTCACTAAATAATTTCCTTTTCGCATCAATTGAACGCCCCGAAAAGGCATCAATACTGATTAAAGTGTATAATTCAGGTTGCGTTTTAGTTGGTGAAACTGCAAAACGATGCGGCGGATGAACCAAAAGCCGAACGGTTTTATCTTCGGGTGGGATTTGAAAAGCGGTTACCATTGCTGAATGAACTGCATCGATAATTCTAGTGCCTTCTTCTTCGTTATAGTCTTTTCTAACTTCTATTAAAATTGCTGGCATACTATTTTTGGTGGTTTTTAGTACTTTTTGTAGGTATGATTTTAGATAACAGTTTTGAGGTTTTGAGAGAGGTTTTGGAGGGAGAAAGATCTGTTATATATAAATTTCAAAAGTTCAGATGGTCTTTAAATTTAATATATCCACTAAATCTCTTCAAACGGCTCCTAGGTATGATTTTCATTCAAATTGTTTTCTTAAGAATTCAATAATTTTGTCAATTTCTGTAGGTTTATTTGCTATTAAATAGTCAACTATCATTTCTATTATTTCGTTCCTGCTTTTATTTCTAGCTTTTAATTCATTGTCAATTAATTTATAAAGTTTTTTCCCATTATTATCACTTCCGGTTTGTATTGTATTTGTGTAGTTTTCAATTATTGAAGTTAAACTAACTTGATGGAAAATGAAATCATTTAATGTTCTAAAGAGTTTATGATCAACATTATCGCATAGATTTTTCTTTAAGTATTTTTCAAGGCTTTCAATTGGTAAATAATTTAAAGGTATATTATTATTAATTTCATTTTTTGTAATATAATTTTCTGCGTCTGTTTTTACATCACCATCAAGAATAATTGAAATACTTGAAGTTTTACCAACTAAATTACTACTTATCACTTCTTTTGCTAATTCTATTACATTAGAATAGCCACCACAAGGTAATACGTGAACCAGTTTATTTGATAACAAGGAATATTTTCTTAGAATTCTATTTACAATTTCTTTTGCTAAATCATCCTCAACTAAAATAATATAATCGTAACCCGAATGATCGTATAAGATCCTTGTTGCGTATGCTGGATAACAGGGATTTAAGACCTCTAAAGAATTGTCTGAATGTCTATCTAAAAAGAAAATGTTTTCAGGTTCAATCGCACTAATTAGTTCAATTGAATGGGTTGAAAAATAAATTGCATAATTATATTGATTTGACATTTCTTTTAAGAAAAACACTAATCGTTTTAATGATGATGGATGTAGAGCTAATTCAATTTCATCAAGAAATAAAATACACGGCTTTCTAAGATTTGCTCTGTCAGAGTTACGTATATTAATTGAATTTAAAACACTAATTAATAAATTTTCACCTGTTGACATATGAAATTGACTTACCCTCTTTATTCCTTTCTGATAATAAAAAATGTCGCCATTTACCTTTACAGTTTGCTTAACTTTAAATCCATTTAATTTAAGAAGTTTATCATAGAAATTTTTATTATTGTGAAGAATGATTCCTAGATTTTCTCTAATAAAATCAGATCCATTTTCTAGAATGCTGTCATTTATTTGGTCTAATTTTGAAAGTAATTCAAAGTTGGTGTTTCTAAATCTATTTCCAAAAATTATACTACCTTCATAGAATCCTTTTATGTCCATAAAACCATTTCTTTCTTGAAGCCATTTTCCATCTTTTTTTGTCCAAGCTCTTGTTGCTCCATTTAGAGCAAAAGAAATGCTTGCATCTTCATCTGTTTTGCCAAAATAGTCGTGCATTGGTAGGTTAAAAAAAACACTTGATGCAGAAGTTACCACTGTGCTTTTTCCAGAACCATTTTGTCCAGTAATTGCATAAAGTCCTTTTTCTATGGATAAATCTATATCAAGACTTTCGATTGATTTTATTTTTCTAATCTGCATATTTAATCTCATAGTATTTTTTCTATTTCTGGTTTCTAAAATTGTATAAAACTTCTCCTTTTCAAAACTTTTCACAGTACTATTAAATGAAAAGCTACAATAGTTATATTTCGTAAAATTAGTTTTACAAACATATTGAAAACTTTGTTAATGTAAATACGGAATTCCGTAAATAAATCAAAATTATAGGGAAATATTGTTATTTATTAACATAAAAAGAATCGTTATAAATAATTTTTAACGCCTTGGTATTAATAATGACTTTCTAGCCCATAAAAAAAGCCTAACCAAAGGTTAAGCTTTTATATACTATTTGTAATGTTGTCTATTTGTTTTGAATCAACTTCTCTAACCTCAACATCATTTCGTCTTTTTCTTTAAGCATACGCTCATAAAGGACGATTTTCTCTTCATGAAGTTCGATGATTTTTTCGATTGGATTGATTGTACATTTGTAGTTTTCTGCATATGCAACTGCATCACCATGAAAATTACTAGCTATAATATTTATGGCTTGTTCTTCGTCAAAGTTTTCAATAGCTTCTACAGGTATTTTAAGTATTTGAGATACTTGTTGTAATATGCTAGTTTCTATAGCTTCTTTTTGTTCTAGTAGAGATATTTTCTTTTGGTTCCAGTCTTCGCCAAGTTCAAATGCAAGTACTTCTTGCTTTATTCCTAACATTTCACGGAAACGTTTTATATTTCTGCCTTGGTGTATTTTTTGATTGCTATTTGTGTGCGTCATGGTTTCAAAATTAATATAATCTAATGAGTTAAAGGTAGCAAAATACTTGTATAAAATTGAATCTACTTTGTAAAATGTAGTTTTTGTATGTTTTGTACCTCGTTACAAATACCATGTTTTATATTTAAATGTAAATTATCACAATAGCTATGGGGCAAAGTTTTCTAAGTCAATTATGACTAAAATTTTTTACGCAAAGTCGCAAAGGAGCTAAGAAAACAACTTTTTAAAACTGTGGCTTGGCGACTTGGCGAGAGATTTATTTAGTATAGCCTTAAATATATTTTTTCTAATTAGTTGATATTGAAATATCCAGTTAGGCTTTTAAACTTTCGACTTGCCTAAAACTACTTCTGGAAATTTTTATGATTGTGTTTTCGTTTGTAAATCGTTTGCTTTAAATGCTCGTTATTTTGCGAAATAATACTAATTGTACCATCTATCTCCAGCATGGCTAATTTTACCTCTTTGTAATGCGCTACGCCATGTTCGCGCATGGCTTCCTCAAGTTCATCAGATGTGATGTTTAATTTGCTTAACGATTTAAAATCGATATGTCCATTATGAATCAGAACTTCTGGTTTTTCGAGCAAAAGGTTGTGCAGGAATTTAGATTTATAAGTAAGCTTTTTAAAAGTGTAATTAATGATAAACAATACGGCAGCAGCTGCAATGCCCCCAAGAGGCTTGTGTCACTGCCAACCATTGCGTTCTGAACAGCATTACTAATTAATAAAATCAGGATTACATCGGCAGTATTAAGCTGTGATAATTCTTTTTTACCAAAAACGCGTAATGCAATCACCATAAAAAAGTAAACCGAAGCACTTCTGATAACAATATCAAGATATGGATTCATATTTTCTAGTTTAATGATTTAATCGAATATACGATTAATAGAGCATTATTTTAACTCGTTAATTGCTATTACTGCGTCTGTTTGCTTCGTTTGGCTTGTAAAAATGGTATTCAACACATAGAAACATAGTCGCGATAGGTATCGAGATAAAATTGATAATCAAAGGTGATTCAAGAAAAATATATTTTTTTCACATAGTCTTATGTGATTTATTTTAAGTGAAACGTCTTTTCTAAGTTTTGTAAATCGATGCTTCTATGTGTTAAAATAATTGCATCTAGCAGGCTATTTAAGTTTAAAATTCTTCTCAATAGCTTTTATCATTTCACCTGCTACATCTTTATTGGTTGCACCTTCAATTCCTTCTAATCCAGGAGATGAGTTTACTTCTAGCAATAAAGGACCTTTGGATGAACGGATAATATCAACACCAGCAACTTTTAAATCCATTGCTTTGGCGGCTTTTATGGCGATTCTTTTTTCTTCGCTTGTAATTTTTAATATCGATGCAGTTCCACCTAAATGAATGTTTGCTCTAAATTCGCCCGGCATAGCTTCACGCTGAATAGCAGCAACTACTTTTCCGTCGATTACAAAACAACGAATGTCTTTACCGTTTGCTTCTTTAATGAACTCTTGTACCAGAATGTTGGCATTTAGGCTTTTAAAAGCATTGATAACACTTTCTGCAGCCTTTTTTGTCTCTGCTAATACAACGCCTTTACCTTGAGTACCTTCTAATAGTTTTACGATTAGAGGAGAACCTCCAACCATTTTTATTAAATCATCGGTATCTAATGGAGAATTAGCAAAACCAGTTGTCGGAATGTCGATTCCGCTGTTGAGTAACAATTGTAACGAGTATAATTTGTCACGTGATTGGGTTATTGCAGAAGCTGAGTTTAAGCAAAAAACTTTCAA is a genomic window containing:
- a CDS encoding RDD family protein, with amino-acid sequence MTEQTAELTFIKSSRKRRIVAFLIDHSVMSFLIVSIVFTALGSNFMDENNPVKMVTTMFFVMVPGLILYFAKDSFKGISPGKWIMGIMVRDDNNQNEIPSFGRLYLRNLFLIIWPVEFIVLATSDQKKRLGDKVTKTIVVKNPNKPKQLPRILALVTLGVIFFVFVFLFAGNAMKNSDAYKVSINEIEKMKKL
- a CDS encoding tautomerase family protein, with protein sequence MPAILIEVRKDYNEEEGTRIIDAVHSAMVTAFQIPPEDKTVRLLVHPPHRFAVSPTKTQPELYTLISIDAFSGRSIDAKRKLFSEIAKNLSELGIPKDHILIVVRDSKKESWGVQEGQSGHDVDLGFKVEV
- a CDS encoding ATP-dependent endonuclease → MKSFEKEKFYTILETRNRKNTMRLNMQIRKIKSIESLDIDLSIEKGLYAITGQNGSGKSTVVTSASSVFFNLPMHDYFGKTDEDASISFALNGATRAWTKKDGKWLQERNGFMDIKGFYEGSIIFGNRFRNTNFELLSKLDQINDSILENGSDFIRENLGIILHNNKNFYDKLLKLNGFKVKQTVKVNGDIFYYQKGIKRVSQFHMSTGENLLISVLNSINIRNSDRANLRKPCILFLDEIELALHPSSLKRLVFFLKEMSNQYNYAIYFSTHSIELISAIEPENIFFLDRHSDNSLEVLNPCYPAYATRILYDHSGYDYIILVEDDLAKEIVNRILRKYSLLSNKLVHVLPCGGYSNVIELAKEVISSNLVGKTSSISIILDGDVKTDAENYITKNEINNNIPLNYLPIESLEKYLKKNLCDNVDHKLFRTLNDFIFHQVSLTSIIENYTNTIQTGSDNNGKKLYKLIDNELKARNKSRNEIIEMIVDYLIANKPTEIDKIIEFLRKQFE
- a CDS encoding helix-turn-helix domain-containing protein — protein: MTHTNSNQKIHQGRNIKRFREMLGIKQEVLAFELGEDWNQKKISLLEQKEAIETSILQQVSQILKIPVEAIENFDEEQAINIIASNFHGDAVAYAENYKCTINPIEKIIELHEEKIVLYERMLKEKDEMMLRLEKLIQNK